A genomic stretch from Skermanella mucosa includes:
- a CDS encoding ATP-binding protein — MIRLVMDEAGIASRICADLPEMCRDLGGDATALLMTEEALLPGYGELLECLDAQPPWSDIPVILLTSRGDGRGRRARWDLYSQLGNVTLLDRPIHADTLKSAARAAERARLRQYRTRSHLQQIEQAAGQLERRVEEQSRDLETETAQRERVEEALRQAQKMEAVGQLTGGVAHDFNNLLQAILGNLDMLQEGLAGQERLLRHVRAATQAGERAATLTRRLLAFARRQPLQPGSLNLNALVGGMQELLQRSVGEAIQVEAVLAGGLWRTWADANQVENALLNLAINARDAMPNGGRLTIETANGHLDDVYVAAEMELQPGQYVVLCVTDTGTGMSAEVRARAFEPFFTTKPIGQGTGLGLSQLYGFARQSGGHVAIYSEEGKGTTVKLYLPRHHGPVPEEAAPVLPEPEDTEEGETILVVEDEALVRMLLVQSLEDRGYRVIEAAEPQAAVRVLESDAKIDLLATDVGLPGLNGRQLAEIARRIRPGLAVLFLTGYAHNAALGDEPLGPRTQLLSKPFAVKSLLAKVRAMLESGD, encoded by the coding sequence GTGATCCGGCTGGTGATGGACGAGGCCGGCATCGCCTCGCGCATCTGCGCCGACCTGCCGGAGATGTGCCGCGACCTGGGCGGGGACGCGACCGCGCTGCTGATGACGGAGGAGGCGCTTCTTCCGGGCTATGGCGAGCTGCTGGAGTGCCTCGACGCGCAGCCTCCCTGGTCGGACATCCCGGTGATCCTGCTGACCTCCCGGGGGGACGGCAGGGGCCGCCGGGCGCGCTGGGATCTCTACAGTCAGCTCGGCAACGTCACGCTCCTGGACCGTCCGATCCATGCCGACACGCTCAAGAGTGCCGCCCGGGCGGCGGAGCGCGCCCGGCTCCGGCAGTACCGCACCCGCTCGCACCTCCAGCAGATCGAGCAGGCCGCGGGGCAGCTCGAACGCCGCGTCGAGGAGCAGTCCCGCGACCTGGAGACCGAGACGGCCCAGCGCGAGCGGGTCGAGGAGGCGCTTCGCCAGGCCCAGAAGATGGAGGCGGTCGGCCAGCTCACCGGCGGCGTGGCCCACGACTTCAACAACCTGCTCCAGGCGATCCTGGGCAACCTGGACATGCTCCAGGAGGGGCTGGCGGGACAGGAACGGCTGCTGCGGCACGTCCGGGCCGCGACCCAGGCGGGCGAGCGCGCGGCGACCCTGACCCGGCGGCTGCTCGCCTTCGCGCGGCGCCAGCCGCTCCAGCCCGGCAGCCTCAACCTGAACGCGCTGGTCGGCGGCATGCAGGAACTGCTCCAGCGGTCGGTCGGCGAGGCGATCCAGGTCGAGGCGGTCCTGGCGGGCGGCCTGTGGCGGACCTGGGCCGACGCCAACCAGGTCGAGAACGCGCTGCTGAACCTCGCGATCAACGCCCGCGACGCCATGCCGAATGGCGGGCGACTGACGATCGAGACCGCGAACGGCCACCTGGACGACGTCTATGTCGCCGCGGAGATGGAGCTTCAGCCCGGACAATATGTCGTCCTGTGCGTGACCGACACGGGCACCGGCATGTCGGCCGAGGTGCGGGCCCGGGCGTTCGAGCCGTTCTTCACCACCAAGCCGATCGGGCAGGGGACCGGCCTGGGCCTCAGCCAGCTCTACGGCTTCGCGCGCCAGTCCGGCGGGCATGTCGCGATCTATTCGGAGGAGGGCAAGGGGACCACGGTCAAGCTCTACCTGCCGCGCCACCACGGCCCCGTCCCCGAGGAGGCCGCGCCGGTCCTGCCCGAGCCCGAGGACACCGAGGAGGGCGAGACGATCCTGGTGGTCGAGGACGAGGCGCTGGTCCGGATGCTCCTGGTCCAGTCGCTGGAGGACCGCGGCTATCGGGTGATCGAGGCGGCCGAGCCCCAGGCCGCGGTCAGGGTGCTGGAGTCCGACGCCAAGATCGACCTGCTGGCGACCGACGTCGGCCTGCCGGGCCTGAACGGCCGCCAGCTCGCCGAGATCGCCAGACGGATCAGGCCCGGCCTAGCCGTCCTGTTCCTGACCGGCTACGCCCACAACGCGGCGCTGGGCGACGAGCCGCTGGGTCCCCGCACCCAGCTTCTCAGCAAGCCCTTCGCCGTCAAGTCGCTGCTCGCCAAGGTGCGCGCCATGCTGGAGAGCGGCGACTGA
- a CDS encoding ATPase domain-containing protein, whose protein sequence is MSKLQTGIPELDLILRGGLPCHRLHLLEGAPGAGKTTIALQFLLEGREKGERGLYITLSESTEELVASAASHGWSLEGIDLFDLIPIEAELDRQQSVLYPAEVELGETMRLITDRIAADKPDRVVIDSLSELRLIAQDQLRYRRQILALKQALQGRRCTTLVLDDLTSHLGSKELHSLMHGVIALEMIERTYGASRRRLRVAKMRGADYQSGWHDFAITSGNVMVFPSLISQEHGVRFEASNMSSGLKELDDLLGGGLTRGTTTMLVGPSGVGKSSLALKYAMSAVRAGEHASYFSFDETFDTLSDRSASLEIDIAGPVDSGQLGWHRASPSRVSPGEFVWQVRREVEDFDARVVVIDSLNSYINTMPEETALILQLHELLNYLNNRGVVTILILAQQGIVGNVENPVDLSFISDTVVLLRFFEAGGEVRKAISVVKKRSGIHELAIREFQLFPNGMRVGPQLLNFRGVLTGVPSLEGKLDSLPRREGEGG, encoded by the coding sequence TTGAGTAAGCTGCAGACCGGTATCCCGGAGCTGGACCTGATCCTGCGGGGTGGCCTGCCGTGCCACAGGCTGCACCTGCTGGAGGGTGCTCCCGGTGCGGGCAAGACCACCATCGCCCTCCAGTTCCTGCTGGAAGGGCGCGAGAAGGGGGAGCGGGGGCTCTACATCACCCTGTCCGAATCCACCGAGGAGCTTGTCGCCTCCGCCGCCAGCCACGGCTGGTCGCTGGAGGGCATCGACCTGTTCGACCTGATCCCGATCGAGGCGGAACTGGACCGCCAGCAATCCGTGCTCTACCCGGCCGAGGTCGAGCTGGGCGAGACGATGCGGCTGATCACCGACCGCATCGCCGCCGACAAGCCCGACCGCGTGGTGATCGACAGCCTGTCCGAGCTCCGGCTGATCGCCCAGGACCAGCTCCGCTATCGCCGGCAGATCCTGGCGCTGAAGCAGGCGCTGCAGGGCCGCCGCTGCACCACGCTGGTGCTGGACGACCTGACCAGCCATCTCGGAAGCAAGGAGCTGCACAGCCTGATGCACGGCGTCATCGCCCTGGAGATGATCGAACGGACCTACGGCGCGTCCCGCCGCCGGCTGCGCGTCGCCAAGATGCGCGGCGCCGACTACCAGAGCGGCTGGCACGACTTCGCGATCACGTCGGGCAACGTGATGGTTTTCCCCAGCCTGATATCCCAGGAACACGGCGTCAGGTTCGAGGCTTCCAACATGTCGAGCGGCCTCAAGGAACTGGACGACCTGCTCGGCGGCGGGCTGACCCGCGGCACCACCACCATGCTGGTCGGCCCTTCGGGCGTCGGCAAATCCTCGCTGGCGCTGAAATACGCGATGTCGGCCGTCAGGGCCGGGGAGCACGCCTCCTATTTCTCCTTCGACGAGACGTTCGACACCCTGTCCGACCGCAGCGCCTCCCTGGAGATCGATATCGCGGGGCCTGTCGACTCCGGGCAGCTCGGCTGGCATCGGGCCAGCCCATCGCGCGTTTCGCCCGGCGAGTTCGTCTGGCAGGTCCGCCGGGAGGTGGAGGACTTCGACGCGCGCGTCGTCGTGATCGACAGCCTCAACTCCTACATCAACACCATGCCGGAGGAGACCGCGCTGATCCTCCAGCTGCACGAGCTGCTGAACTATCTGAACAACCGCGGCGTCGTGACCATCCTGATCCTGGCCCAGCAGGGCATCGTCGGCAACGTCGAGAACCCGGTGGACCTGTCCTTCATCAGCGACACCGTCGTGCTCCTGCGGTTCTTCGAGGCGGGCGGCGAGGTCCGCAAGGCGATCTCGGTGGTCAAGAAACGGTCCGGCATCCACGAGCTCGCGATCCGCGAGTTCCAGCTTTTCCCCAATGGCATGCGCGTCGGGCCGCAGCTGCTGAACTTCCGGGGCGTCCTGACCGGCGTGCCGAGCCTGGAGGGCAAGCTCGATTCCCTGCCCCGCCGAGAGGGAGAGGGCGGCTGA
- a CDS encoding SDR family oxidoreductase, with amino-acid sequence METAPVVCVTGASAGIGRAIALAFAAERGASIGLIARSKEALDEVAREVERLGGRALVLPLDVADEAAVADAADRVERALGPIDVWVNNAMVTVFGRVRDLTPEELRRVTEVTYLGSAFGIQAALRHMSRRNRGTIIQIGSALAYRSIPLQAAYCGAKAAIRGFIDGLRSELIHDGSGVRVSMVQLPAVNTPQFDWARSHMPRRARPMGKIFQPEDIGRAVVRVADRPEREVWLGASAMQAILGNYALPGFADHYLADNAVEGQLTAEPDAPGRPDNLFGTVPGRHRMRGRFGLPRHHLRLTSSGGAARATAFAAGVALVGGLGFLAHAALNTSRR; translated from the coding sequence ATGGAAACCGCCCCCGTCGTCTGCGTGACCGGCGCGTCCGCCGGCATCGGCCGTGCCATCGCCCTCGCCTTCGCCGCCGAACGGGGCGCCTCGATCGGCCTGATCGCCCGGTCGAAGGAGGCGCTCGACGAGGTCGCCCGCGAGGTCGAGCGGCTGGGCGGACGGGCGCTGGTCCTGCCCCTGGACGTCGCGGACGAGGCGGCGGTAGCCGACGCCGCCGACCGGGTCGAGCGCGCGCTGGGGCCGATCGACGTGTGGGTCAACAACGCCATGGTCACCGTGTTCGGGCGGGTCCGCGACCTGACGCCGGAGGAGCTGCGCCGGGTGACGGAGGTGACGTATCTCGGCTCGGCCTTCGGCATCCAGGCGGCGCTGCGCCACATGTCCAGGCGAAATCGCGGGACGATCATCCAGATCGGGTCGGCCCTGGCATACCGCTCGATCCCGCTCCAGGCGGCCTATTGCGGCGCCAAGGCCGCGATCCGCGGCTTCATCGACGGGCTCCGCTCGGAGCTGATCCATGACGGCAGCGGCGTCAGGGTCTCGATGGTCCAGCTTCCGGCGGTCAACACGCCGCAGTTCGACTGGGCGCGCAGCCACATGCCCCGCCGCGCGCGGCCCATGGGCAAGATCTTCCAGCCGGAGGACATCGGCCGCGCCGTCGTCCGGGTCGCGGACCGGCCGGAGCGGGAGGTCTGGCTGGGCGCATCCGCCATGCAGGCGATCCTGGGCAACTACGCGCTGCCCGGTTTCGCCGACCACTATCTGGCCGACAACGCGGTCGAGGGTCAGCTCACGGCCGAGCCGGACGCACCCGGCCGTCCCGACAACCTGTTCGGGACGGTGCCCGGCCGGCACCGCATGCGCGGCCGCTTCGGCCTGCCGCGCCACCATCTGCGCCTGACCTCCAGCGGCGGAGCCGCGCGGGCCACGGCTTTCGCCGCCGGCGTGGCATTGGTCGGCGGGCTGGGATTCCTGGCCCACGCGGCGCTGAACACTTCCCGCCGCTGA
- a CDS encoding HWE histidine kinase domain-containing protein — translation MLLVTACVLPLALFSMLLLYRDANDQAEMTGRQVQDRARLLAEDIDREVGRLIAGAEVLATSGTLLEGDFEAFYPRAAQVRDLLGTNVLVRDLTSQQLVNTRVPWGTPLPRNDSFEVDRRAIETGKPQVSGHLMGAVARSPVLIVVVPVPRGGEPRYLLSLTIGLDRLQAILAPERLPEGWVAGLVDRDGILIGRSHRAEEFVGTPLRDDLWARMRNMPGAIQSAQNLDGVSSLQAYQRTRVSGWMVGVSVPESVVAAPWRRTLALFAGGGALFFLIGLGTALFVGRRLARQIVELGQAAMALGAGRPVVVPGRGVVEVEAMGDALRDAADLIGKREAALIESEARLRRVVEGAPFPIIVHAEGGDIVHVSRTLLEATGYSREEIATLGDWEERAFGSEGRGRTFGIERMLTLGRPIDEGEFQVRTADGRTRVWSFRSAKIGRDSLNRRLVVTMAADLTERKEAEASLHLLMREVDHRAKNALAVVQSIMQLSRSDDPAQFVEAVQGRIAATARVHNLLATTRWSGADLEAMVQAEVEALAGDRRTSLSGTPVSIVAEAAQAVSIVLHELVTNAAKHGALSAPGGRVTISWSIEPASRRLVVDWREEGGPPVSAPTRSSFGTFVTDRTVKGQLRGELFRDWRRTGLCLRMVLPPDCFQTSGVRAPTAPVPRPANDQLRKAVRNAAVMVVEDEALTAAAIARELEAAGYRVLGPVGRLQEAIDLARTTRPDAAVLDVNLFGQPSFPVASILDGMGVPFLFCTGYDSVSGPGERWSKAPVLVKPVSAAVLKDSVASLLTAGADAGSG, via the coding sequence GTGCTGCTGGTGACCGCCTGCGTCCTGCCGCTCGCGCTGTTCAGCATGCTTCTGCTCTATCGCGACGCGAACGACCAGGCCGAGATGACCGGCCGGCAGGTCCAGGACAGGGCGAGACTCCTCGCGGAGGACATCGACCGCGAAGTCGGCCGGCTGATCGCTGGCGCCGAGGTCCTGGCGACGTCGGGAACCCTCCTGGAGGGCGATTTCGAGGCTTTCTACCCGCGCGCCGCCCAGGTGCGCGACCTGCTCGGCACCAATGTGCTGGTCCGCGACCTCACCAGCCAGCAGCTCGTCAATACGCGCGTTCCCTGGGGAACGCCCCTGCCGCGCAACGACAGCTTCGAGGTGGACCGGCGGGCGATCGAGACCGGGAAGCCGCAGGTCTCCGGGCACCTCATGGGCGCGGTCGCCCGGTCGCCGGTGCTGATCGTCGTCGTGCCCGTGCCCCGCGGCGGCGAACCGCGCTATCTCCTCAGCCTGACCATCGGGCTGGACCGGCTCCAGGCAATCCTGGCCCCCGAGCGCCTGCCCGAGGGCTGGGTTGCGGGCCTGGTCGACCGCGACGGCATCCTCATCGGCCGCTCGCACCGGGCCGAGGAGTTCGTCGGAACCCCTCTCCGGGACGACCTGTGGGCCAGGATGAGGAACATGCCGGGGGCCATCCAGTCCGCGCAGAACCTGGACGGCGTCTCGTCGCTGCAAGCCTACCAGCGGACCCGCGTATCCGGCTGGATGGTCGGGGTCAGCGTCCCCGAATCCGTGGTGGCGGCGCCCTGGCGCCGGACCCTGGCGCTGTTCGCGGGCGGCGGCGCGCTCTTCTTCCTCATCGGGCTCGGCACCGCCCTGTTCGTGGGCCGCCGGTTGGCACGCCAGATCGTCGAGCTCGGCCAGGCCGCCATGGCGCTCGGCGCCGGCCGCCCGGTCGTCGTCCCGGGCCGGGGCGTCGTGGAGGTCGAGGCGATGGGCGACGCGCTGCGGGACGCGGCCGATCTGATCGGCAAGCGCGAGGCCGCCCTGATCGAGAGCGAGGCCCGCCTGCGGCGCGTGGTGGAGGGGGCTCCCTTTCCGATCATCGTGCATGCGGAAGGCGGGGACATCGTGCATGTGAGCCGGACGCTGCTCGAGGCGACCGGCTACTCGCGCGAAGAGATCGCCACCCTGGGCGACTGGGAGGAACGCGCCTTCGGCTCGGAAGGGCGGGGCAGGACCTTCGGCATCGAACGGATGCTGACGCTCGGCCGGCCGATCGACGAGGGGGAGTTCCAGGTCCGCACGGCGGACGGCCGCACGCGGGTATGGTCGTTCCGCTCCGCCAAGATCGGCCGTGACAGCCTGAACCGGCGGCTGGTGGTCACCATGGCCGCCGACCTGACGGAGCGCAAGGAGGCCGAGGCGAGCCTGCATCTGCTGATGCGCGAAGTGGATCACCGCGCCAAGAACGCCCTGGCCGTCGTCCAGTCCATCATGCAGCTGAGCCGGTCCGACGATCCGGCCCAGTTCGTCGAGGCCGTCCAGGGCCGCATCGCGGCGACGGCGCGCGTCCATAACCTGCTTGCCACGACCCGCTGGTCGGGCGCCGACCTGGAGGCGATGGTGCAGGCCGAAGTGGAGGCGCTCGCCGGCGACAGGCGCACCAGCCTGTCGGGAACGCCGGTCTCCATCGTGGCGGAGGCCGCGCAGGCGGTATCGATCGTGCTTCACGAGCTGGTGACCAACGCCGCCAAGCACGGCGCGCTCTCCGCTCCCGGCGGGCGGGTCACGATATCCTGGTCCATCGAACCGGCAAGCCGCAGGCTCGTCGTCGATTGGCGGGAGGAGGGGGGACCGCCGGTGTCCGCTCCGACGCGGTCGAGCTTCGGGACCTTCGTGACCGACCGGACGGTCAAGGGCCAGCTCCGGGGAGAACTGTTCCGCGACTGGCGCCGGACCGGCCTTTGCCTGCGCATGGTGCTTCCGCCGGACTGTTTCCAGACGAGCGGCGTGCGGGCGCCGACCGCTCCGGTTCCCCGGCCGGCCAACGACCAGCTCCGGAAGGCCGTGAGGAACGCCGCCGTGATGGTCGTGGAGGACGAGGCGCTGACCGCCGCGGCGATCGCCCGGGAACTGGAAGCCGCGGGCTATCGCGTGCTCGGGCCGGTCGGACGCCTGCAGGAGGCCATCGACCTGGCGCGGACCACCCGGCCCGATGCCGCCGTCCTGGACGTCAACCTGTTCGGCCAGCCCTCGTTCCCCGTCGCCTCCATCCTGGACGGCATGGGGGTGCCGTTCCTGTTCTGCACTGGATACGACTCCGTCAGCGGGCCGGGCGAACGCTGGTCCAAGGCGCCGGTCCTGGTCAAGCCGGTCAGCGCCGCCGTCCTGAAGGACTCCGTCGCGTCGCTGCTGACCGCCGGCGCGGACGCGGGGAGCGGCTGA
- a CDS encoding PhoX family protein yields the protein MAKSLDQRFGPIVVEDSDDIGSNDSTNTPFLEVSGMRTGRRDLLKGLLGTTTALGAAFAAGAAGSVLRPSDAAAQGASTLTFTQPRHVILDSHQVAPGYDVDLLIRWGDKVMPDAPAFDPKNLTGAAQEKQFGYNCDYIGYLPLPHGSDSSEHGLLGINHEYTAPELMFADWFQAGADGKLKERGTTAEETKVEMAAHGHTVIEVRKENGRWSVVDGSPYARRITMDTACRISGPAAGHPRMRTNADPDGTTVHGVLNNCAGGKTPWGTVLISEENFNGYFGGGDPDSSPQAKHYKRYGISAESRYWWHETADRFDLGKEPNESNRFGWMTEYDPYDAASVPVKRTALGRFKHEGATSILNKDGRVVLYSGDDERFDYLYRFVTKGTYDPDDRAANRDLLDEGTLSVAKFDDDGTVRWLPLVHGQGPLTPANGFESQAEVLIETRRAADLLGATPMDRPEDVEPNPVNGRVYVMCTNNTRRKGSQVDAVNPRPENRHGQIVELIPPGGAGREADHAAETFRWDHVLLAGNPASEKDKAAYHPATDVWLSSPDNCAFDPQGRLWISTDQGEAQAKNGIPDGMYACDLEGPGRALVKFFFGCPAGAEMCGPEFTPDGKTLFLAVQHPAEGENSTLANPLTRWPDFQPGMPPRPSVVVVTKQDGGPVGS from the coding sequence ATGGCGAAAAGCCTGGACCAGCGTTTCGGACCCATCGTCGTCGAGGACTCCGACGATATCGGCAGCAATGATTCCACCAATACCCCGTTCCTGGAAGTCTCCGGGATGCGGACCGGCCGGCGCGACCTGCTGAAAGGTCTGCTCGGCACCACCACCGCCCTGGGCGCCGCCTTCGCGGCGGGAGCCGCCGGCAGCGTGCTGCGGCCGTCCGACGCGGCGGCGCAAGGGGCCTCGACCCTCACTTTCACGCAGCCCAGGCATGTCATCCTCGACTCCCACCAGGTGGCTCCCGGCTACGACGTGGACCTGCTGATCCGCTGGGGCGACAAGGTGATGCCGGACGCGCCGGCGTTCGACCCGAAGAACCTGACCGGCGCCGCCCAGGAGAAGCAGTTCGGCTACAACTGCGATTACATCGGCTATCTGCCGCTGCCCCATGGCTCGGACAGTTCCGAACACGGGCTTCTCGGCATCAATCACGAATACACGGCGCCGGAGCTGATGTTCGCCGACTGGTTCCAAGCCGGCGCGGACGGAAAGTTGAAGGAGCGCGGCACCACGGCGGAGGAAACCAAGGTCGAGATGGCCGCCCACGGCCATACCGTGATCGAGGTCAGGAAGGAGAACGGGCGCTGGTCCGTGGTCGACGGCAGCCCCTATGCCCGCCGGATCACCATGGACACGGCCTGCCGCATCTCCGGCCCCGCCGCCGGGCACCCGCGCATGCGGACCAACGCCGACCCGGACGGGACCACGGTCCATGGCGTGCTCAACAACTGCGCCGGCGGCAAGACGCCGTGGGGCACGGTCCTGATCTCCGAGGAGAACTTCAACGGCTACTTCGGGGGCGGCGATCCGGACTCGTCGCCGCAGGCCAAGCACTACAAACGCTACGGGATCTCGGCGGAGTCGCGCTACTGGTGGCACGAGACCGCCGACCGCTTCGACCTGGGCAAGGAACCCAACGAGTCCAACCGGTTCGGCTGGATGACCGAGTACGACCCCTACGACGCCGCGTCCGTGCCGGTGAAGCGCACGGCGCTCGGCCGGTTCAAGCACGAAGGCGCGACCAGCATCCTCAACAAGGACGGCCGCGTCGTGCTGTACTCGGGCGACGACGAGCGGTTCGACTATCTCTACCGCTTCGTCACCAAGGGCACCTATGACCCGGACGACCGGGCCGCCAACCGCGACCTGCTCGACGAGGGGACCCTGTCGGTCGCCAAGTTCGACGACGACGGCACCGTGAGATGGCTTCCGCTGGTCCACGGGCAGGGACCGCTGACCCCGGCCAACGGCTTCGAGAGCCAGGCCGAGGTGCTGATCGAGACCCGCCGCGCCGCCGACCTGCTCGGCGCCACGCCCATGGACCGCCCGGAGGACGTCGAGCCCAACCCGGTCAACGGCCGCGTCTACGTCATGTGCACCAACAACACGCGCCGCAAGGGGAGCCAGGTCGACGCCGTCAACCCGCGCCCCGAGAACCGCCACGGCCAGATCGTCGAGTTGATCCCGCCCGGCGGCGCCGGCCGGGAGGCCGACCACGCGGCCGAAACCTTCCGCTGGGACCATGTGCTTCTGGCCGGCAATCCCGCCTCGGAAAAGGACAAGGCGGCCTATCATCCGGCCACGGACGTGTGGCTGTCCTCGCCGGACAACTGCGCCTTCGATCCGCAGGGGCGGCTGTGGATCTCGACCGACCAGGGCGAGGCGCAGGCCAAGAACGGCATCCCGGACGGCATGTACGCCTGCGACCTGGAAGGGCCGGGGCGGGCGCTGGTGAAGTTCTTCTTCGGCTGCCCGGCCGGGGCGGAAATGTGCGGGCCGGAGTTCACGCCCGACGGGAAGACGCTGTTCCTGGCCGTGCAGCACCCCGCGGAGGGCGAGAACTCCACCTTGGCGAACCCGCTGACCCGCTGGCCCGACTTCCAGCCCGGCATGCCGCCGCGGCCGTCGGTGGTGGTCGTCACCAAGCAGGACGGCGGCCCGGTCGGAAGCTGA
- a CDS encoding cobalamin B12-binding domain-containing protein: protein MGLIFDAGSDPQRRAFAERAVLRQWLRHPEMAQRYGDEGRKRCVEDMQYTLLYLEAATSTGSLELFRNYTEWLRSIFICHNLDVADLAGTLESLLEIFTERGDVLQAEYLTDSLRLMDSMEDVPASRIAENNPHKALATGYLKLLLDQDRQGATDLIINAADTGIPLTDLYLNVLQPCLHEVGRLWTTGQLTIPQEHYVTTATQAILAQLQPYAACRPGNGSGNGRRLLAVSIDGDLHQIGIQVVGDVFTLNGWETTHLGASVPVGDIVRVVRAQKPELLALSVTIAPNLPKAAALIQALRADPECGGTRIIVGGYPFNRCPDLWKRIGADGYARDAAAAVAWADKRFALPGQDPA from the coding sequence ATGGGACTGATCTTCGATGCCGGTTCGGACCCTCAGCGCCGCGCCTTCGCGGAGCGGGCCGTCCTGCGCCAATGGCTCCGGCATCCCGAGATGGCGCAACGGTACGGCGACGAGGGCCGCAAGCGCTGCGTCGAGGACATGCAGTACACGCTTCTGTACCTGGAAGCCGCCACCAGCACCGGCAGCCTGGAGCTGTTCCGGAACTACACGGAATGGCTTCGCTCGATCTTCATCTGCCACAACCTCGACGTCGCGGACCTGGCCGGGACGCTGGAATCGCTTCTGGAGATCTTCACCGAGCGCGGCGACGTGCTGCAGGCCGAGTACCTGACCGATTCCCTGCGGCTGATGGACAGCATGGAGGACGTTCCGGCGAGCCGGATCGCGGAGAACAATCCCCACAAGGCCCTGGCGACCGGGTACCTGAAGCTGCTGCTCGACCAGGACCGGCAGGGCGCCACCGACCTGATCATCAACGCCGCCGACACCGGCATTCCCCTGACCGACCTCTACCTGAACGTCCTCCAGCCCTGCCTGCACGAGGTTGGCCGGCTGTGGACGACCGGGCAGCTCACCATCCCGCAGGAGCATTACGTCACGACGGCCACCCAGGCGATCCTGGCCCAGCTGCAACCCTATGCCGCGTGCCGGCCTGGCAACGGATCTGGCAACGGTCGGCGCCTCCTGGCCGTCAGCATCGACGGGGACCTGCATCAGATCGGCATCCAGGTGGTCGGCGACGTCTTCACCCTGAACGGCTGGGAAACCACCCATCTCGGCGCCAGCGTCCCGGTCGGCGACATCGTCAGGGTCGTGCGGGCTCAGAAGCCGGAGCTGCTGGCCCTGTCCGTCACCATCGCCCCGAACCTGCCCAAGGCCGCCGCCCTGATCCAGGCCCTGCGGGCCGATCCGGAATGCGGCGGCACCCGGATCATCGTCGGCGGCTATCCCTTCAACCGCTGCCCCGACCTGTGGAAGCGGATCGGCGCCGACGGTTATGCCCGCGACGCCGCCGCGGCGGTCGCCTGGGCCGACAAGCGGTTCGCGCTGCCTGGGCAGGACCCGGCATAG
- a CDS encoding SCO family protein, which produces MRAPVLPLGLALFLFAASASADPGHHPGGFDYDPPKPGTYRLPPLAPAADGTALDETGAVRGLHDLMAGKVMVLSFIYTRCGDVCPLGTAMMRDLHEATAADSALSAGVRLVTMSFDPDHDTPEVMAAEARALRVPRGADWRFLTARDKGELEKILAAYDQRVLRKADPDDPNGPLAHQLRVYLIDGERRVRNIYSLDFLDPRLVLADVRTLMLEEAARH; this is translated from the coding sequence GTGCGCGCGCCGGTCCTTCCCCTGGGTCTCGCCCTCTTCCTGTTCGCGGCGTCGGCGTCGGCCGATCCCGGGCACCATCCCGGCGGGTTCGACTACGATCCGCCGAAGCCGGGAACCTACCGCCTGCCGCCGCTCGCCCCGGCGGCGGACGGCACCGCCCTGGACGAGACGGGGGCGGTGCGCGGCCTGCACGACCTGATGGCCGGCAAGGTCATGGTCCTGAGCTTCATCTATACCCGGTGCGGCGACGTCTGCCCGCTCGGCACCGCGATGATGCGCGACCTGCACGAGGCCACGGCCGCCGACTCGGCCCTGTCCGCCGGGGTGCGGCTGGTCACCATGAGCTTCGACCCCGACCACGACACGCCGGAGGTCATGGCCGCCGAAGCCCGGGCGCTGCGGGTCCCCCGGGGCGCCGACTGGCGGTTCCTGACCGCCCGCGACAAGGGGGAGCTGGAGAAGATCCTGGCCGCCTACGACCAGCGGGTGCTGCGCAAGGCCGACCCGGACGACCCCAACGGGCCGCTGGCCCATCAGCTCCGGGTCTACCTGATCGACGGCGAGCGGCGCGTCCGCAACATCTACAGCCTGGACTTCCTGGACCCCCGGCTGGTGCTGGCCGACGTCCGCACGCTGATGCTGGAGGAGGCGGCGCGTCACTGA